The Cryobacterium sp. SO1 genomic sequence CAGCTTCGAACTGCTTCAGGAGCGCAAACACGAATTCGCGCTGCTGATGACGCTCGAGATGGGCAAGCCGCTCGCCGAGGCGTACGGTGAGGTCGCCTACGGCGGCGAATTCCTGCGCTGGTTCAGCGAGGAGGCCGTGCGCATCACCGGCCGGTACGGCACCAACCCCGAAGGCACCGGCCGTATGATCGTGTCGCAGCACCCGGTCGGACCCAGTTTCCTGATCACCCCGTGGAACTTCCCGTTGGCGATGGCGACCCGCAAGATCGCTCCCGCGCTCGCGGCCGGGTGCACCGTCGTGATCAAGCCCGCCGAGCTGACCCCGCTCACCACGCTGTACCTGGTCAAGCTGTTCGAGGAGGTCGGCCTGCCCGCCGGCGTCGTCAACGTGCTCACCACCTCCACCTCGGCGGCCGTGTCCGGGCCGATCATCGCCGACCCCCGGCTGCGGAAGCTCAGCTTCACCGGGTCCACCGGCGTCGGCCAGAAGCTCATCGCGCAGTCCGCGCAGAACGTGCTGCGCACCTCGATGGAGCTCGGCGGCAACGCGCCGTTCCTGGTCTTCGAGGACGCCGACATGGACCGCGCCGTTGAAGGCGCCCTGGCCGCGAAATTCCGCAATGTGGGCCAGGCCTGCACGGCCGCCAACCGGTTCATCGTGCACCGCGACGTGGCCGAGGAATTCGCCCGCCGGGTCACCGAGGCCGTCAGCGAATTCACCGTCGGCCGCGGCACCGAAACCGGGGTCAAGATCGGCCCGCTGATCAACGCAGATGCCGTGACCAAGGCCGACACGCTCGTGCAGGACGCCATCGGCCGCGGCGCGACGCTGCTCACCGGCGGTCGGGCCCTGGACCGGGCGGGCACGTTCTACGAACCCACCGTGATCAGCGGCGTGAAGCCGGGCAGCGCCATCCTGCGCGAAGAGATCTTCGGGCCGGTGCTGTCGATTGTGCCGTTCGACGACGAGGACGACGCGGTGCGGATCGCCAACGACACCGAGTACGGGCTGGTCAGCTACGTGTTCACCCAGGATCTCGCCCGCGGGCAGCGGATGATCGAGAAGCTGCAGACCGGCATGATGGGGCTGAACATGGGTGTGGTCTCCAACGCCGCCGCCCCGTTCGGCGGGGTGAAGCAGTCCGGTCTGGGCCGGGAAGGCGGCTCGGAGGGCATCCACGAGTACCTCTCCACCAAGTACACCCTCACCCCCGACCCGTTCATCGACTACGACTAGTCCCGCGACCATCCGCGAACCGTGAGTTAAGCACCGAAAACCCGCGATTTTAGGGGCTTAGCTCACAGTTCGCGGGCCGTGGCAGGGTCGTTAAGCTCGGGGGGTGCCAATTGTTGAGATCCATGACCTGAGCGACCCCCGGCTGAGCGACTACACCCAGTCGACGGATGTGGCGCTCAAGAAGGCGCGCGACACCGAGCACGGCCTGTACATCGCCGAGTCCGCGCTGGTGCTCGAACGGGCCCTCGGCGCGGGGCACCGTGCCCGCTCGGTGCTCACCCTGGCGAACACGCTCGATGAGGCCAGGGCGCTCGTCGGCGACGAGGTGCCGGTGTTCGTGGGCGCGGGGGAGCTACTGACGGAGCTCACCGGGTACGTGCTGCACCGCGGCCTGATCGCGGCGATGCACCGGCCCGCGCTACCCGAACCCGCCTCGCTGCTGGCGGACGCCCGGCGCATCCTGATTCTCGAGAACGTCACAGACCCCACCAACGTGGGGGCCATCTTCCGCTCGGCCGGCGCGATCGGGGCCGACGCGGTCCTGGTCACCCCGCGCTGCTCGGACCCGTTCTACCGCCGCGCCATCCGAGTGTCGATGGGCACCGTCCTGCAGGTGCCCTGGACCCGGGTGGGCGACTGGAACAGCACCCGGCAGCTGCTCGACGAGCTCGGTTTCCACGTCGCCGCGCTGGCGCTGACCCCGGATGCCGTGAGCCTCCGCGATTTCCATGGCGAACAGCACGCCCGCCTGGCGCTGCTGCTCGGCGCGGAGGGGGAGGGTCTCACGGCCGAGGCGCTCGCCGCGGCGGACTCCGTGGTGCAGATCCCGATGAAACACGGCATCGACTCCCTGAATGTGGCGGCGGCCAGCGCCGTCGCGATGTGGGCACTTTCCAGCTGACTGTCGCGGAACTCGGAGCCCGCCGTCATCTGTTGTTTACACGCGGCCGCTCTCTGGAACCTGTTCGAAACAAAGTGTTGCTCACGGTGTAACAGAGCCCTGCCAATGTGGCTTCTACCCGACGCGACTCCTGCGTCCGTGCAGAGAGGTATTTCACGATGGATCAAGGCAATACTGCTTTCATACTGATTTCCGCAGCGCTCGTCCTGTTGATGACTCCGGGTCTGGCGTTCTTCTACGGCGGACTGGTCAAGGCCAAGAGCGTCATCAGCATGATGATGATGAGCTTCGGCGCGCTCGGGCTGATCGGTGTGCTCTGGGTGATCTACGGCTACGCGATCGCGTTCCCGGGATCCGAGGGCACCGTGGCGCCGTGGGCGATCGACTGGTCCAACATCGGCCTGACCGCCGCCCTGGAGATCCCCGAAGGCGCCGCTTACCCGCCGCTCGCCTTCGTCGCTTTCCAGGCCACGTTCGCCATCATCACGGTCGCGCTGATCTCCGGCGCGATCGCCGACCGCGCCAAATTCGGCTCCTGGATGATCTTCGCCGCGATCTGGGCGACCGTCGTCTACTTCCCCGTCGCCAGCTGGGTCTTCAACTTCGGCCTGGCCGAGGACGGCAGCTTCTCCTACGGCGGCTGGATCACCCACGGCCTGCAGGACGTCTTCGGCCTCGGCGCGATCGACTTCGCCGGTGGAACCGCTGTGCACATCAACGCCGGTGCCGCCGCCCTCGCCCTCGCCCTGGTACTGGGCAAGCGCGTCGGCTTCCAAAAGGGCGTCAACGTTCCCCACAACCCGCCCTTCGTGCTCCTCGGCGCAGGGCTCCTCTGGTTCGGCTGGTTCGGCTTCAACGCCGGCTCCGAGCTGGCCGCGGACGGCATCGCAGCGCTGGCATTCGTCAACACCATCGCCGCTCCCGCCGCAGCCCTGCTCGCGTGGCTGGTCGTCGAGAAGGTTCGGGATGGAAAGCCCACCTCGGTCGGAGCCGCATCCGGCGCCGTCGCGGGTCTTGTCGCTATCACCCCCGCCTGCGGCTCGCTGCAGCCGATCTGGGCGATCCTGCTCGGTGTGATCGCCGGCGCCGTCTGCGCCATCGCCGTCGACCTCAAGTTCAAGCTGGGCTTCGATGACTCGCTCGACGTCGTGGGCATCCACCTCGTCGGTGGCCTCATCGGCACCCTCTACCTGGGCTTCTTCGCCAACGGCACCGGCCTGTTCCTGGGCGGCGACGGCACCCAGCTGCTGGTGCAGGCCATCGCGGCGTTCTCGGTTCTCATCTACTCGTTCGTCCTCGCCTTCGCCATCGCCTTCGTCATCGAGAAGACCATCGGCTTCCGCGTCAAGAACGAAGACGAAATCGCGGGCATCGACTCGGTCATGCACGGCGAAGAGGGCTACGTCCTCACCGACGCCAAGAACTGAGTCACCGAGGCCTCTGAGCAGCCAAGTCCCACCTAATACCGAGATGTGCTGGATGGTTGATCTACGAGCCCTCCAGCACATTTCTGTGTCGGCCGGCCGATGAGCATCGCAGCCGAAGAAGACAGCGGCGACGCCGGCCGGGTGCCGCCGCGCAGCATCCGGTTCGCCGACCTGCCCCGCCAGAGCCTGGACCAGGGCAGAGGCAGCGCCCGCGAGGTCTGGGCCGACCTCGACCCCGACCTCACGCTGCGCTGGCAGCTCCGGGTGCTCGAGATCAAGGACTCCACGGGCCTGCTGGTCGGGCCGGCCGGCACCCATCACTTCGTGGTCGGGCTCGCCGGGCCCCAGGTCGCGGTGCGCAACACCGAGTCGAGCCGGGTGCTCCGGCGTGACCATGTCATGCCGGTGCTGTCCGCCATGGTGTACTTCGAGCGGCCCAAGCTGCGCCCCCCTGGGGCGAGTTCGCTCATCGTGCTGACCTTCGCCGCCGCCAGCGAGCCACCAGAGTTCGCCATCCGCACGACCCAGACCGACACCGTCCTGACCGCGGGAACGCAGCTGCTGCTGACGCTGCGGGGGAGCGTGCTGGTGGACGGCGTCGAGGTCGCACCCGGGACGGCGCTGCTGCTGGATCCCGGCCGGAGCCATCCTCTGCAGGCCGCGTCTGCACAGCTGCTCACCGTGCATCGGCCGGGATCGCAGCCGGAGCCATAGGCTGGGGGCATGAGCACTGATGCCGTCATCGTCGATGTTGTCCGCACGCCGTCCGGCCGGGGTAAGCCCGGTGGTGCGCTCAGCGGGGTGCACCCGGCCGACCTCCTCGGCGGGGTTCTGAAAGACCTGGTCAACCGCAACAACCTCGACCCGGCGCTGGTCGATGACGTGATCGGCGGATGCCTGACCCAGGTGGGCGAGCAGAGCACCAACATCACCCGCACCGCGCTGCTCAGCGCCGGGTTTCCCGAATCGGTGCCCGGCACCACCATCGACCGGCAGTGCGGCTCCAGCCAGCAGGCCGCCACCTTCGCCGCGCAGGGCGTGATCGCCGGCAGCTACGACATCGTCATCGCCTGCGGCGTCGAATCGATGAGCCGCATTCCGCTCGGTTCTGCGGGGGGACCCACCCCGCCCGGCGGCTCCGACGCGGCCGGCCGCACCGAGGGCTGGGGCTCACCCACGGCCTGGTCGGCGATCGCCGGCCAGGACCCGCACGGACGCCTGATGCATGCCCGCTACCCGCAGGGTCTGGTGGGCCAGGGCGTCTCCGCCGAGCTGATCAGCGCCACCTGGGGCCTCACCCGCAGCGAAGTCGACGAGTACGCCGCCCGGTCGCACCGCCTCGCCGCGGCCGCCGCCGACCGGGGCGACTTCGAGGCCGCGCTGCTGCCGGTGACCCTCGCCGACGGCCGCCAGGTGGTCGGCGACGAAACCATCCGCCGCCGCAGCACCGTCGAAACCCTCGCCGACCTGCCGCTGGCGTTCCGCACCGACGAGCTCGCCGCGCGGTTCCCCGAGGTGAACTGGCAGATCACCGCCGGCAACTCCTCACCGCTCACCGACGGCGCCTCCGCCGCGCTGATCATGAGCGCCAGCCGTGCCGCCGCGCTCGGCCTCACCCCGCGGGCCCGGTTCCACAGCTTCGCCGTCACCGGCAGCGACCCGCTGCTGATGCTCACCGGCGTGATCTCTGCCACCCGGCGCATCCTGGCCCGCACCGGTCTCAGTATCGACGACCTGGACGCCTACGAGGTCAACGAGGCCTTCGCCTGCGTGCCGCTGGTCTGGCAGCGGGAACTGCACGCCGACCTCGACAAGCTCAACGCCCAGGGCGGCGCGATCGCCCTCGGCCACGCTCTCGGCTCCTCGGGCACCCGGCTGCTCGGCACCCTGCTCGGCAGCCTCGAAGCCGGCAGCGGTCGGTACGGGCTGCAGACCATGTGCGAGGGCGGCGGCATGGCCAACGCCACCATCATCGAACGGCTCTGATGCGCATTGACGGATGCTCCGCCCTCGTCACCGGCGCCGCCTCCGGCCTCGGCCTGGCCACCGCGCGGGCGCTGCACGCGGCCGGCGCGCAGGTGGTGCTGTTCGACCTGCCCGGCTCGGCGGGGGCGGAACGGGCGGCGGAGCTAAACGGGGCTATATTCCGTTCCGGGGATGTAACCGTTGAGGCCGATGTGCAGGCCGCGGTGGATGCCGCCGCCGCCCTGGCCGCGCTGCGCGTCGTGGTCAACTGCGCAGGCGTCGCACCCGCTGCCCGCGCCGTGGGACGGCAGGGACCGCTGCCCCTGGCCGACTTCGAGCTGGTGTTGCGGGTGAACCTCCTCGGCACCTTCAACGTGGTGCGCCTGGCCGCCGCGGCGATGCAGGCCACTGAGCCGCTCGTGGCCGGGGACGGAACCGCTGCCGGCACTCCGGAGCGCGGCGTGATCGTGAACACGGCCTCCGTCGCCGCCTTCGACGGGCAGATCGGCCAAGCGGCGTATGCCGCGTCGAAGGGCGGGGTCGCGGCGATGACCCTGCCGTTGGCTCGGGAGTTCGCCCGCTCGCTGATCCGCGTGGTGACCATTGCGCCTGGCCTGTTCGACACCCCGCTGCTGCAGGGTCTGCCGGCCGAGGCCCGGGCCTCGCTCGGCGCCCAGGTGCCGCACCCGGCCCGGCTCGGCGACCCGGCCGAGTACGCCGCCCTGGTGCGCCACATCGTGGAGAACCCGATGCTCAACGGCGAGACCATCCGCCTCGACGGCGGCATCCGGCTGGCGCCCCAGTAACGGTGGGGCCACCCCTGGACGAGCCTCGCCCGCTCCTGGTCGCGCGTGTCGGTCCCGGGGCACGTGTTCTAGCGCGTGCCGCCGGGAGTTGCACGTGCCGCGGGGGATACAGGTGCCGCGGGAACCAGCCTGTCCCCGGGGAGCAGCCAACCGTCACGAGCCCGCCACTCCCAGGAGGCCAGGCTGTGTTGAGAGCCCACCAATGAGGCCCTACACTCTTCAGAAAAACCCCACGGGTCAGAAACCACACAGGGAAGGTGCCGGCGTTGACATCATTCGAGACCGAGTTGCGTCGGGTCGTGCAACCGCGCGCCCGGGTGATCATCGACAACGACTTCTCCGGTGATCCCGACGGACTCGTGCAGCTCGCCCACCACGTGCTGTCGCCGTCGGTGGAGATCCGCGCGATCATCGGCTCGCACCTGAGGCCCGGCGACCCATTCGACCCGTCAGAGCACACCGCCGACAACGCCGCGACGGCCGCCACCACCGTGCTCGAGATGCTCGGCCGAACCGGCACGATTCCGGTCCTGACCGGGTCGAACCAGGGCATGACCGACCCGCTCTCGCCCCTCCGCTCGGCCGCAACGGATGCCATCATCGCCGAGGCCATGCGCACCGACACCGACCTGCCGCTGTTCGTGGCCTGCGGGGCCGGTCTCACCGAGATTGCCAGCGCCTACCTGCTCGAGCCGCGCATCGCCACCAGGCTCACCCTGATCTGGATCGGCGGCCCCGAGCACGACGGCCTGGCGGTGCCGCCGCCCGGTTCGCATGGCCCGGAGTACAACCTCGCCATCGACATCCCCGCCGCCCGGGTGATCTTCGACTCGTTCATGCCTATCTGGCAGGTGCCGCGCGACGCGTACCGGCAGACGCTGTTCTCCTGGGCCGAACTGCTCACGGATCTGCGTCCGCACGGCGCCATCGGCGCGCACCTCTACGACGCCCTCGCCCGCGTCGCCGTGATGGCCGGCAGCCACGGCCTGCACACCGGCGAAACGTACATCCTCGGCGACAGTCCGCTCGTGCTCCTGACCGCGCTGCAGTCGTCCTTCGAGCCTGATCCCTCCTCGAGCGCCTACGTCACCCGCACGGTACCGCGCATCCGGGCCGACGGGTCCTACGACTTCATTC encodes the following:
- a CDS encoding NAD-dependent succinate-semialdehyde dehydrogenase gives rise to the protein MAHVTEAELLQHVPNELYINGQWVPAADGNTLTVHDPATGKVIKTIADAGVADGLAALDAAVEAQDAWAATPPRVRGEVLRRSFELLQERKHEFALLMTLEMGKPLAEAYGEVAYGGEFLRWFSEEAVRITGRYGTNPEGTGRMIVSQHPVGPSFLITPWNFPLAMATRKIAPALAAGCTVVIKPAELTPLTTLYLVKLFEEVGLPAGVVNVLTTSTSAAVSGPIIADPRLRKLSFTGSTGVGQKLIAQSAQNVLRTSMELGGNAPFLVFEDADMDRAVEGALAAKFRNVGQACTAANRFIVHRDVAEEFARRVTEAVSEFTVGRGTETGVKIGPLINADAVTKADTLVQDAIGRGATLLTGGRALDRAGTFYEPTVISGVKPGSAILREEIFGPVLSIVPFDDEDDAVRIANDTEYGLVSYVFTQDLARGQRMIEKLQTGMMGLNMGVVSNAAAPFGGVKQSGLGREGGSEGIHEYLSTKYTLTPDPFIDYD
- a CDS encoding RNA methyltransferase, with the translated sequence MPIVEIHDLSDPRLSDYTQSTDVALKKARDTEHGLYIAESALVLERALGAGHRARSVLTLANTLDEARALVGDEVPVFVGAGELLTELTGYVLHRGLIAAMHRPALPEPASLLADARRILILENVTDPTNVGAIFRSAGAIGADAVLVTPRCSDPFYRRAIRVSMGTVLQVPWTRVGDWNSTRQLLDELGFHVAALALTPDAVSLRDFHGEQHARLALLLGAEGEGLTAEALAAADSVVQIPMKHGIDSLNVAAASAVAMWALSS
- a CDS encoding ammonium transporter yields the protein MDQGNTAFILISAALVLLMTPGLAFFYGGLVKAKSVISMMMMSFGALGLIGVLWVIYGYAIAFPGSEGTVAPWAIDWSNIGLTAALEIPEGAAYPPLAFVAFQATFAIITVALISGAIADRAKFGSWMIFAAIWATVVYFPVASWVFNFGLAEDGSFSYGGWITHGLQDVFGLGAIDFAGGTAVHINAGAAALALALVLGKRVGFQKGVNVPHNPPFVLLGAGLLWFGWFGFNAGSELAADGIAALAFVNTIAAPAAALLAWLVVEKVRDGKPTSVGAASGAVAGLVAITPACGSLQPIWAILLGVIAGAVCAIAVDLKFKLGFDDSLDVVGIHLVGGLIGTLYLGFFANGTGLFLGGDGTQLLVQAIAAFSVLIYSFVLAFAIAFVIEKTIGFRVKNEDEIAGIDSVMHGEEGYVLTDAKN
- a CDS encoding thiolase family protein, which produces MSTDAVIVDVVRTPSGRGKPGGALSGVHPADLLGGVLKDLVNRNNLDPALVDDVIGGCLTQVGEQSTNITRTALLSAGFPESVPGTTIDRQCGSSQQAATFAAQGVIAGSYDIVIACGVESMSRIPLGSAGGPTPPGGSDAAGRTEGWGSPTAWSAIAGQDPHGRLMHARYPQGLVGQGVSAELISATWGLTRSEVDEYAARSHRLAAAAADRGDFEAALLPVTLADGRQVVGDETIRRRSTVETLADLPLAFRTDELAARFPEVNWQITAGNSSPLTDGASAALIMSASRAAALGLTPRARFHSFAVTGSDPLLMLTGVISATRRILARTGLSIDDLDAYEVNEAFACVPLVWQRELHADLDKLNAQGGAIALGHALGSSGTRLLGTLLGSLEAGSGRYGLQTMCEGGGMANATIIERL
- a CDS encoding SDR family NAD(P)-dependent oxidoreductase; translation: MRIDGCSALVTGAASGLGLATARALHAAGAQVVLFDLPGSAGAERAAELNGAIFRSGDVTVEADVQAAVDAAAALAALRVVVNCAGVAPAARAVGRQGPLPLADFELVLRVNLLGTFNVVRLAAAAMQATEPLVAGDGTAAGTPERGVIVNTASVAAFDGQIGQAAYAASKGGVAAMTLPLAREFARSLIRVVTIAPGLFDTPLLQGLPAEARASLGAQVPHPARLGDPAEYAALVRHIVENPMLNGETIRLDGGIRLAPQ
- a CDS encoding nucleoside hydrolase; protein product: MTSFETELRRVVQPRARVIIDNDFSGDPDGLVQLAHHVLSPSVEIRAIIGSHLRPGDPFDPSEHTADNAATAATTVLEMLGRTGTIPVLTGSNQGMTDPLSPLRSAATDAIIAEAMRTDTDLPLFVACGAGLTEIASAYLLEPRIATRLTLIWIGGPEHDGLAVPPPGSHGPEYNLAIDIPAARVIFDSFMPIWQVPRDAYRQTLFSWAELLTDLRPHGAIGAHLYDALARVAVMAGSHGLHTGETYILGDSPLVLLTALQSSFEPDPSSSAYVTRTVPRIRADGSYDFIPRQGPRPMRVYTRLDLRLLFADFTAKLAGHAAGHAAG